Proteins encoded in a region of the Methanobrevibacter millerae genome:
- a CDS encoding formate/nitrite transporter family protein, translating to MSSSFKSPVDTAKAISATAGAKNSANIVNVILLSFLAGAYIAFGGLLAEIASAGMLAAGAPVGLEKFVFGAVFPVGLIIVVLAGSELFTGNVMFMALGVLDGSASVGGLAKNWVLSWVFNFVGALFVAFVLAYMGGLFPAESAFATKATAVATAKVGLAWDQAFIRAIGCNWLVCLAVWLANASDDIIGKIVGIWFPIMAFVTIGFEHSVANMFFIPLGMFLGAKGVTWSTMIMNNLIPVTLGNIVGGAIFVACIYWYTYLKE from the coding sequence ATGAGTTCATCTTTTAAAAGTCCAGTAGATACTGCAAAAGCAATATCTGCAACTGCTGGAGCTAAAAACTCAGCAAATATTGTAAATGTGATTTTACTCTCCTTTTTAGCAGGAGCTTATATCGCATTCGGAGGATTACTAGCTGAAATTGCTAGTGCAGGAATGTTAGCCGCAGGCGCACCTGTAGGTTTAGAAAAATTCGTATTCGGTGCAGTGTTCCCTGTAGGTTTGATTATCGTTGTTCTCGCAGGATCTGAATTATTTACCGGAAATGTAATGTTCATGGCCCTCGGTGTATTAGACGGTTCCGCTTCTGTTGGCGGTCTCGCTAAAAACTGGGTATTAAGTTGGGTATTCAACTTTGTTGGTGCATTATTCGTTGCATTTGTACTCGCTTACATGGGCGGTCTCTTCCCTGCTGAATCAGCATTTGCAACTAAAGCAACTGCTGTAGCTACTGCAAAAGTAGGTTTAGCTTGGGATCAAGCATTCATCAGAGCTATCGGTTGTAACTGGTTAGTATGTTTAGCTGTATGGTTAGCTAACGCATCTGATGATATCATCGGTAAAATCGTAGGTATCTGGTTCCCAATTATGGCTTTCGTTACCATAGGATTTGAGCACAGTGTTGCAAACATGTTCTTCATACCTTTAGGTATGTTCTTAGGTGCAAAAGGCGTAACTTGGTCTACAATGATTATGAACAACTTAATTCCTGTAACTTTAGGAAACATAGTTGGTGGAGCTATCTTCGTAGCTTGTATATACTGGTACACTTATCTCAAAGAATAA
- the moaA gene encoding GTP 3',8-cyclase MoaA, with amino-acid sequence MSERVVKDKYDRPILSLRITLTNRCNVNCIYCHHDGMRSSKNEMTPDEIYKICQIAKRIGVRKIRLSGGEPLIRKDIVEIVSKINSIGFNDISITTNGILLEKYAKDLKEAGLDRVNVSLDTLNPETYEFITKKDYLEAAKKGILKSVEVGLYPVKINMVIMRDINEHEIKDMFNFCKDNNMVLQLIELIESENCDDDKFSAEYHYKLDMVEERLSDIADEVREREFMQGRRKYYINGGEIEVVKPVDNSKFCANCTRLRVTPDGKIKPCLLRNDNLVDIITDIRNNESDEKLEEIFLKGIDKREPFNTD; translated from the coding sequence ATGAGCGAAAGAGTAGTAAAAGACAAATATGACAGGCCGATACTTTCACTAAGAATTACATTGACAAACAGATGCAATGTCAACTGCATCTACTGCCACCACGACGGCATGAGATCATCCAAAAATGAGATGACACCCGATGAAATTTATAAAATCTGTCAGATTGCAAAAAGAATTGGCGTCAGAAAGATTAGGCTTTCAGGTGGAGAGCCACTGATTAGAAAGGATATAGTTGAAATCGTGTCAAAAATCAACAGTATAGGATTTAATGACATTTCAATAACGACAAATGGAATATTGCTTGAAAAATATGCAAAAGACCTGAAAGAGGCAGGGCTTGATAGAGTAAACGTAAGTCTTGATACATTAAACCCTGAAACCTACGAATTCATAACAAAAAAAGACTATCTTGAAGCTGCCAAAAAAGGAATTTTGAAAAGTGTTGAAGTAGGGCTTTATCCAGTTAAAATCAATATGGTCATTATGAGAGACATTAACGAGCATGAAATAAAGGATATGTTCAACTTTTGTAAAGACAATAACATGGTTCTTCAATTGATAGAACTGATTGAAAGTGAAAACTGTGATGACGATAAATTCTCTGCCGAATACCATTATAAGTTAGATATGGTTGAGGAAAGATTATCTGATATAGCTGACGAAGTAAGAGAACGTGAATTTATGCAGGGTCGTCGTAAATATTACATTAACGGTGGAGAAATCGAGGTAGTTAAGCCTGTAGATAACTCTAAATTTTGTGCAAATTGCACCAGATTAAGAGTAACTCCTGATGGAAAAATTAAACCTTGCCTGCTTAGAAACGACAATCTTGTCGATATTATCACAGACATCAGAAACAATGAAAGTGATGAAAAATTAGAAGAAATCTTTTTGAAAGGTATAGACAAACGTGAACCTTTCAATACTGATTAA
- a CDS encoding FmdE family protein — MNQKDYEEQLQIAGEFHGEICGGIAIGTKLAMYGLELMGMELNTRHKNLIVILEIDRCMADAVQAVTKCSMGKRSLKQAYYGKFAATFYNMDTGEALRIIDADANRKNKKKETREDMIERFNVTPPEELFEVQKVKIKFNESQMPGKLHTSEFCSLCGDRVADGYHLIVDGEIVCKSCADGAYYEVIDDD; from the coding sequence ATGAATCAAAAAGATTATGAAGAACAGTTACAAATTGCTGGTGAATTCCATGGTGAGATTTGTGGTGGAATAGCCATTGGTACTAAACTTGCAATGTATGGTTTGGAATTAATGGGTATGGAATTAAATACTCGTCATAAAAATTTAATTGTTATTTTAGAGATTGATCGATGTATGGCGGATGCAGTTCAGGCAGTTACTAAATGTTCGATGGGCAAACGCTCTCTTAAACAAGCATATTATGGAAAATTTGCCGCAACTTTTTATAATATGGATACAGGTGAAGCCTTAAGAATCATTGATGCTGATGCAAATAGAAAAAATAAGAAAAAAGAAACTCGTGAAGACATGATTGAAAGGTTTAATGTCACACCTCCCGAAGAATTATTTGAAGTACAAAAAGTTAAAATAAAATTTAATGAATCGCAAATGCCTGGAAAATTACATACAAGTGAATTCTGTTCTCTTTGTGGCGATAGAGTAGCTGACGGATATCATTTAATTGTTGATGGTGAAATTGTATGCAAATCCTGTGCTGATGGAGCATACTATGAAGTAATTGATGATGATTAA
- a CDS encoding carbohydrate kinase family protein, whose protein sequence is MVKNTDLLAIGHAAHDYIIRVPSFPKANFSSPITDMKTFNGGAAANVACVGANLGLNTALVSAVGGDFKKTEYFEHMENLGIDTESLIIVPGEKTPTAFVLTDDNSDQISYFYWGAAKEFAESKAPANVIKSTEAVHLATGDPEFNWKCSEEAKNEDLLVSFDPGQDLGMYDTKKLKDVIENTTILFGNHHEIERILDALETDLTGLRELGPKIIVKTCGANGSEIYSSEDKVIIDAIDVDVVDPTGAGDSYRAGFLSRFLNGESLEESAKFASAVSSFIIEHQGCQTNMPSFDDAFERMNEFY, encoded by the coding sequence ATGGTTAAAAACACAGATTTACTTGCAATTGGTCATGCGGCTCACGATTATATCATTAGAGTTCCTTCATTTCCAAAAGCCAACTTTTCATCCCCAATAACTGACATGAAAACTTTTAACGGTGGAGCAGCAGCAAATGTTGCTTGTGTTGGAGCTAATCTTGGATTGAACACTGCTTTAGTTTCAGCTGTTGGTGGGGATTTCAAGAAAACTGAATACTTCGAACATATGGAAAACTTAGGAATTGATACGGAATCATTGATAATAGTTCCTGGTGAAAAAACACCAACAGCATTTGTATTAACTGATGACAACTCTGATCAGATTAGTTATTTCTATTGGGGTGCTGCAAAGGAATTTGCTGAAAGCAAAGCACCAGCAAATGTTATTAAAAGTACTGAAGCTGTGCATTTAGCAACAGGTGACCCTGAATTCAATTGGAAATGTTCAGAAGAAGCTAAAAATGAAGATTTGCTTGTTTCATTTGACCCTGGTCAAGACCTTGGAATGTACGATACCAAAAAATTAAAAGATGTTATTGAAAACACAACAATACTTTTTGGAAATCATCATGAAATTGAAAGAATTTTAGATGCATTAGAAACTGATTTGACTGGTTTGAGAGAATTAGGTCCTAAAATAATTGTTAAAACATGTGGAGCTAACGGAAGTGAAATTTATTCCAGCGAAGACAAAGTAATAATTGATGCTATTGATGTTGATGTCGTCGACCCTACAGGTGCCGGAGACTCATATAGAGCAGGATTTTTATCAAGATTCCTGAATGGGGAATCATTAGAGGAATCTGCTAAATTCGCATCAGCAGTTTCATCATTTATCATCGAACATCAAGGATGTCAAACCAACATGCCTAGTTTTGATGATGCATTTGAAAGAATGAATGAGTTTTACTAA
- a CDS encoding acyltransferase — MNNNRIVYFDFIRSFAIISVLVIHVSAFTCVSIIPQFDLGPSLNWWIYNFDINFFKCGVDLFLMLTGALLLSRKWNIKSFLIKKIPRIIKPFIFWTVVSLILFLGCYKFLYFNIPPFNSFTEIINFIFTSQGIFTHYWYFWMILGVYLTIPIYNLFVLNASQNELEYFMIIWILSSFLFFDPLHKLPNYLIYLSSPIGFVIAGYYLRITNRKILNNPYFALCCIFLSVSLSMLFSFIYSNSQVIVEWNRYSIFPAVESIGIFILFKNFHKLNLHFFKFHKLKNILINCVHSLAKCSYGIYLFHLIVLYLVNGVIYASFNGRFKLWSLLLFVLTLFISWSIIAILEKIPHMKEFVT, encoded by the coding sequence ATGAATAATAACCGTATTGTTTATTTTGATTTTATCCGGTCTTTTGCTATAATATCTGTTTTAGTAATTCATGTTTCTGCTTTTACTTGCGTATCTATTATTCCACAATTTGATTTAGGTCCATCTTTAAATTGGTGGATATACAATTTTGATATAAATTTTTTTAAATGTGGTGTTGATTTATTTTTAATGTTGACGGGTGCTTTATTATTATCTCGGAAATGGAATATCAAGTCTTTCTTAATTAAAAAAATTCCAAGAATCATTAAACCGTTTATATTTTGGACTGTTGTTTCTTTAATATTATTTTTAGGTTGTTATAAGTTCTTGTATTTTAATATACCTCCATTTAATAGTTTCACTGAAATAATTAATTTTATTTTCACGTCCCAAGGTATATTTACTCATTATTGGTATTTCTGGATGATTTTAGGTGTTTATTTGACTATTCCTATTTATAATTTATTTGTATTAAATGCTTCTCAAAATGAATTGGAATATTTTATGATTATTTGGATATTATCTTCATTTTTATTTTTCGATCCTTTGCATAAATTACCTAATTATTTAATTTATCTCTCAAGCCCTATTGGTTTTGTTATTGCTGGATATTATTTAAGAATCACTAATAGAAAAATTTTAAATAATCCTTATTTTGCTTTATGTTGCATATTTTTATCAGTTTCACTTTCGATGTTATTTAGTTTTATTTATTCAAATTCTCAAGTTATTGTTGAATGGAATAGATATTCAATCTTTCCTGCTGTGGAATCTATTGGGATTTTTATTCTTTTTAAAAATTTTCATAAATTAAATTTGCATTTTTTTAAATTTCATAAATTAAAAAATATTTTAATTAATTGTGTTCATTCTCTTGCAAAATGTAGTTATGGTATTTATCTTTTCCATTTAATTGTTTTATATTTGGTTAATGGCGTTATTTACGCTTCATTTAACGGTCGTTTCAAATTATGGTCTTTACTCCTGTTTGTTCTTACTTTATTCATATCATGGAGTATAATTGCAATATTGGAAAAGATACCACATATGAAAGAGTTTGTTACTTAA
- the fdhF gene encoding formate dehydrogenase subunit alpha: MVEIKYVPSICPYCGTGCGINFVVKDGKIIGVEPFKRHPVNEGKVCPKGNFGYQFINREDRLTTPLIKENGEFREASWDEALDLVANKLKEVSDEDPNKVGFYACARSPNENIYITQKLARVACGTQNVDHCARICHGPTVAGLATTFGSGAMTNGFDSIKEADYIFCIGSNNMEAHPLFGRKMIQAKQNGAKLVVLDPRFTPTAKIADEYVQFETGTDVALMNAMIKVIIDKGLQDDEFIANRTKGYEEMKEVVQKYDLDMASEITGIKPEVIEHLAVEYASADKAAIVYSLGITEHSHGADNVMSTANLAMLTGNIGRQGTGVNPLRGQNNVQGACDMGALPSDYVGYRKVADEETTAWFNDYYSGYGYEVNLPTKPGLTLVEMMNAAHAGDLKVLYIHGEDPVLSDADVAHTKAALENLEMLVVQECFLTDTAQCADVVLPAAGWGEQEGTFTSGERRVQCLHKAQEPPEGAWVDWKIMEEIAVRMGVPRELFHYESAEEIFEEIRECAPIMAGMNRERLDTPEALHWPCPSEDDPCQPLMHKDKFAHPDGLGVFQALEHKGPVETVDEEYPLLLTTTRVLFHYHAAMTRRCETLSNEVKTGFIEINTKDAEERGIINGEVVRAFSRRGEIAIPARVTDDIREGIVNIPMHFAECAANVLTNSDSFDPKSKMVELKACAIEVEKFDEKVEIKNELYKYGTDTEVKAEDISTTTVQVGK; the protein is encoded by the coding sequence ATGGTTGAGATTAAATATGTCCCATCTATTTGCCCATACTGTGGTACCGGTTGTGGTATTAATTTCGTAGTTAAAGACGGCAAAATTATTGGGGTAGAACCTTTCAAAAGACACCCTGTAAACGAGGGTAAAGTATGTCCAAAAGGTAACTTTGGATATCAATTTATTAACAGAGAAGACAGATTAACTACTCCGTTAATAAAAGAAAATGGCGAATTCAGAGAAGCTTCCTGGGATGAAGCTTTAGATTTAGTTGCTAACAAACTCAAAGAAGTTTCAGATGAAGATCCAAACAAAGTTGGATTCTACGCATGTGCTCGTTCACCTAACGAAAACATTTACATTACTCAAAAATTAGCAAGAGTAGCTTGTGGTACTCAAAACGTAGACCACTGTGCACGTATTTGTCACGGACCTACTGTAGCTGGTTTAGCTACTACATTCGGTTCCGGTGCTATGACAAACGGTTTCGACAGTATTAAAGAAGCAGACTACATATTCTGTATTGGTTCCAACAACATGGAAGCACACCCATTGTTTGGTCGTAAAATGATCCAAGCTAAACAAAACGGTGCTAAATTAGTTGTATTAGACCCAAGATTCACTCCTACTGCAAAAATCGCAGATGAATACGTACAATTTGAAACTGGTACTGACGTAGCTTTAATGAACGCAATGATTAAAGTAATCATCGACAAAGGATTACAAGATGATGAATTCATTGCAAACAGAACCAAAGGTTACGAAGAAATGAAAGAAGTCGTACAAAAATACGATTTAGATATGGCTTCTGAAATTACCGGTATCAAACCTGAAGTAATTGAACACTTAGCTGTTGAATACGCATCTGCTGACAAAGCGGCTATCGTATACTCATTAGGTATTACTGAACACTCCCACGGTGCAGATAACGTTATGTCCACTGCTAACTTAGCAATGTTAACCGGTAACATTGGTAGACAAGGTACTGGTGTAAACCCATTAAGAGGACAAAACAACGTACAAGGTGCTTGTGATATGGGTGCATTACCTTCTGACTACGTTGGATACAGAAAAGTTGCAGACGAAGAAACTACTGCATGGTTCAATGACTACTACAGTGGATACGGATATGAAGTTAACTTACCTACCAAACCAGGTTTAACTTTAGTTGAAATGATGAATGCAGCTCACGCTGGTGACTTAAAAGTATTATACATCCACGGGGAAGACCCTGTATTATCTGATGCAGATGTTGCACACACCAAAGCAGCACTTGAAAACTTAGAAATGTTAGTTGTACAAGAATGTTTCTTAACTGATACCGCACAATGTGCTGATGTTGTTTTACCTGCAGCAGGTTGGGGTGAACAAGAAGGTACATTCACCAGTGGTGAAAGAAGAGTTCAATGCTTACACAAAGCTCAAGAACCACCTGAAGGCGCATGGGTAGACTGGAAAATCATGGAAGAAATCGCAGTTAGAATGGGTGTTCCAAGAGAATTATTCCACTACGAATCTGCTGAAGAAATCTTCGAAGAAATCAGAGAATGTGCTCCTATCATGGCTGGTATGAACCGTGAAAGATTAGACACTCCTGAAGCACTTCACTGGCCTTGCCCATCTGAAGACGACCCATGTCAACCATTAATGCACAAAGACAAATTTGCACACCCTGATGGTTTAGGTGTCTTCCAAGCATTAGAACACAAAGGACCAGTTGAAACTGTAGATGAAGAATATCCATTATTATTAACTACCACTAGAGTATTGTTCCACTATCACGCTGCAATGACCAGAAGATGTGAAACCTTATCTAACGAAGTTAAAACTGGATTCATCGAAATCAACACTAAAGATGCAGAAGAAAGAGGAATCATCAACGGTGAAGTTGTAAGAGCATTCTCAAGAAGAGGAGAAATTGCTATTCCTGCACGTGTAACTGATGATATCAGAGAAGGTATTGTAAACATTCCTATGCACTTCGCTGAATGTGCTGCAAACGTATTAACTAACTCTGATTCTTTCGACCCTAAATCTAAAATGGTTGAATTAAAAGCTTGTGCTATTGAAGTTGAAAAATTCGATGAAAAAGTCGAAATTAAAAACGAACTCTACAAATATGGTACTGATACTGAAGTAAAAGCTGAAGATATATCAACTACCACTGTACAAGTAGGAAAATAA
- the hxlB gene encoding 6-phospho-3-hexuloisomerase, with protein MELMKSSIKAIIGNIVSAEEFLDEEELDKFENIIIESKNVFVTGAGRSGLAAKAFAMRLMHLGVSAYVVGETISPAIYEDDCIVAISGSGETNTIVSAATIAKKRGSKVLAVTSYTESTLGQLADCCLLVKGRTKKEVDDENYMKRQIYGNYTSLTPLGTAFELTTLVFLDAIVSELMEKMHQTESDLKARHTVLE; from the coding sequence ATGGAATTAATGAAAAGTTCAATTAAAGCGATTATAGGAAACATTGTCAGTGCTGAAGAATTTTTGGATGAAGAAGAACTGGATAAATTTGAAAATATTATCATAGAATCAAAAAATGTTTTTGTAACTGGTGCTGGAAGGTCTGGGCTTGCCGCTAAAGCATTTGCAATGAGATTAATGCATTTGGGAGTAAGCGCATATGTTGTTGGAGAAACTATTTCACCAGCTATTTATGAGGATGATTGTATTGTAGCAATATCTGGATCTGGTGAAACAAATACTATTGTTTCTGCTGCAACTATTGCTAAAAAAAGAGGTTCAAAAGTTTTAGCAGTTACATCATACACTGAATCAACTTTAGGTCAATTGGCTGACTGCTGTCTTCTGGTTAAAGGTAGGACTAAAAAAGAAGTTGATGATGAAAATTATATGAAACGTCAAATTTATGGTAACTATACTTCTTTGACTCCGTTGGGAACTGCTTTTGAATTAACCACCCTTGTATTTTTGGATGCTATAGTCTCTGAGTTAATGGAAAAGATGCATCAAACTGAAAGTGATTTAAAAGCAAGACATACTGTATTAGAGTAA
- a CDS encoding LysR family transcriptional regulator codes for MKLESKGLISLEINGEIYGYKLYQSLESLNRTHSQRKSAKELNISHTVFNRRILKAESKLGIKLTQKKGNGSILTNDGLRLLEEYRKYLIQIAEPNNINIAGGHISSSLLESIDLPFNINVYSSSDEDAFKLAKRGVVDLLTLDDPLIAYERDINFIPIAYDYLVLISSPGSKKITSIKDLDNLDFVKVEGSAQRLAWNSLEHYDLNYNIKYRVNSQFDAFKLVKNSKNLHSFLNASYFNGNEILKFDTRHVISLVKVNDDDPKTDDLINYLLTKAQKDIENQGFIPMD; via the coding sequence ATGAAACTTGAAAGCAAAGGACTGATTAGCTTAGAGATAAATGGTGAAATTTATGGTTATAAATTATATCAAAGTTTGGAGTCGTTAAACAGAACCCATTCACAGCGAAAATCTGCCAAGGAACTAAATATTTCACATACTGTTTTCAATAGAAGAATACTTAAAGCTGAATCAAAATTAGGAATTAAGTTAACTCAAAAGAAAGGCAATGGCAGTATCCTCACAAATGACGGATTGAGACTTTTGGAGGAATACCGCAAATACTTAATTCAAATTGCTGAACCGAACAACATCAATATTGCCGGAGGACACATCAGTTCAAGCCTTTTAGAAAGTATCGACTTGCCGTTCAACATTAACGTTTATAGCAGCAGTGACGAAGACGCATTCAAATTGGCAAAAAGAGGAGTGGTAGATTTATTGACATTGGATGACCCTTTAATTGCTTATGAACGTGACATAAACTTTATTCCAATAGCCTATGACTATCTTGTCCTGATTTCAAGTCCCGGTTCAAAAAAAATCACCAGCATCAAAGACCTTGACAATTTGGATTTTGTCAAAGTGGAAGGTTCTGCTCAAAGGCTTGCATGGAACAGTCTTGAACATTATGATTTGAATTACAATATCAAATATAGAGTTAATTCACAGTTTGATGCATTCAAATTAGTAAAGAATTCCAAAAACTTACATAGTTTCCTGAATGCAAGTTATTTTAATGGAAATGAAATATTAAAGTTTGATACTAGACATGTTATCAGTTTAGTTAAAGTTAACGATGATGACCCGAAAACTGATGATTTAATTAATTATTTATTGACTAAAGCTCAAAAAGATATCGAAAATCAGGGTTTTATACCCATGGATTAA
- a CDS encoding Coenzyme F420 hydrogenase/dehydrogenase, beta subunit C-terminal domain, producing the protein MSANIEKMYYAYSANDDIKAKGEYGGVVTTIMKHLLESGTVDAVVGVEEGHDLYDAVPCLVTEPEDILKTAGSIHCGTLNLAKFVYKYLDGCRDMKIAVSCKPCDAMTIRELIKRGKIIGDNIIMIGVNCGGTLPPVPTMNMIKEVYELDPKDVVKEEISKGKLIMETADGEEKGFGIEDLEEDGMGRRENCQRCSLKIPSNADLALGNWGVIGELAGKATFVEVFTDKGSEILADVIDAGLIEVAEPIEKGIKIRENINNFMLKASNAKKEVDFADTTGDIIDVFHKYDEEFSKCMKCYGCREACPLCFCEDCCLEAEGPEWVPGGYTPAAPFFHLTRMVHMVDACTNCGQCSDVCPCEIPVSKVWSTVNNKVREVYGYIPGFDTDDRIPFTEHISKAKKL; encoded by the coding sequence ATGAGCGCTAATATTGAAAAAATGTACTATGCTTACTCTGCTAACGACGACATCAAAGCTAAAGGAGAATATGGTGGAGTTGTAACTACCATCATGAAACACTTATTAGAAAGCGGAACAGTCGATGCAGTTGTTGGAGTAGAAGAAGGTCATGATTTATATGACGCAGTACCATGTTTAGTAACCGAACCTGAAGACATTCTCAAAACCGCTGGTTCCATTCACTGTGGTACTTTAAACTTAGCAAAATTCGTTTACAAATACTTAGACGGATGCAGAGACATGAAAATTGCAGTATCATGTAAACCATGTGATGCAATGACCATCAGAGAATTAATCAAAAGAGGAAAAATCATCGGAGATAACATCATCATGATTGGTGTAAACTGTGGAGGTACCTTACCACCTGTACCAACCATGAACATGATCAAAGAAGTTTACGAATTAGATCCTAAAGATGTTGTTAAAGAAGAAATCTCTAAAGGTAAACTCATCATGGAAACTGCTGACGGAGAAGAAAAAGGATTCGGTATCGAAGACTTAGAAGAAGACGGCATGGGTAGAAGAGAAAACTGTCAAAGATGTAGCTTAAAAATCCCATCCAATGCTGACTTAGCATTAGGTAACTGGGGAGTTATTGGTGAATTAGCTGGTAAAGCTACTTTCGTAGAAGTATTCACCGACAAAGGTTCTGAAATCTTAGCTGATGTTATTGACGCAGGTTTAATTGAAGTTGCTGAACCAATCGAAAAAGGTATCAAAATCAGAGAAAACATCAACAACTTCATGCTCAAAGCTTCCAACGCTAAAAAAGAAGTTGACTTTGCTGACACCACTGGAGACATCATTGATGTATTCCACAAATATGATGAAGAATTCTCCAAATGTATGAAATGTTACGGTTGCCGTGAAGCATGTCCTTTATGTTTCTGTGAAGACTGTTGTCTTGAAGCTGAAGGTCCTGAATGGGTACCTGGTGGATACACTCCTGCAGCACCATTCTTCCACTTAACCCGTATGGTTCACATGGTTGATGCATGTACCAACTGTGGTCAATGTAGTGATGTCTGTCCTTGTGAAATTCCTGTATCCAAAGTATGGAGTACTGTAAACAACAAAGTAAGAGAAGTTTACGGATACATCCCTGGATTCGACACTGACGACAGAATCCCATTCACTGAACACATCTCAAAAGCTAAAAAATTATAG
- the fdhD gene encoding formate dehydrogenase accessory sulfurtransferase FdhD gives MKIEEIDAISFKKNKAKEVKENVVQDETITLTINNDISRSLSAIEDSLKEFAVGYMFNENMVDSLDAIKDIKIEGNQIYAEIDDTLLKTNETVLCSDSAGGWRSKIKTVKEVESDFQVSVHELIDRIEELKNNAEIWQATGGTHVAGIVYKDQFIVKEDVSRHVAVDKVIGYGLLHDFDLSNSYVIYSGRMPADMVIKMTRVGVPILASNAAPANSGYNIAKKGNVTLVGFLRGERCNVYNNQNRVIFD, from the coding sequence ATGAAAATTGAAGAGATTGATGCAATATCATTTAAGAAGAACAAAGCAAAAGAAGTTAAGGAGAATGTCGTTCAGGATGAAACCATTACCTTAACCATTAATAATGACATTAGCCGTAGCTTGTCCGCGATTGAAGATTCCCTAAAAGAATTTGCTGTCGGATATATGTTTAATGAGAATATGGTTGATTCATTGGATGCTATAAAAGACATTAAAATAGAAGGAAATCAAATCTATGCTGAAATTGATGATACACTACTTAAAACCAATGAAACCGTTTTATGTTCCGATTCTGCAGGAGGCTGGAGAAGCAAAATAAAAACCGTAAAAGAAGTGGAATCTGATTTTCAGGTATCTGTCCATGAACTGATTGATAGGATTGAAGAATTGAAGAACAATGCTGAAATCTGGCAGGCTACAGGCGGGACACATGTTGCAGGAATTGTATACAAAGACCAGTTTATTGTAAAAGAAGATGTTAGCCGTCATGTTGCAGTGGATAAGGTTATTGGATACGGCCTATTGCATGACTTTGACTTGTCAAACTCATATGTGATTTACAGCGGCAGAATGCCTGCAGATATGGTCATTAAAATGACACGTGTAGGAGTTCCCATTTTAGCGTCAAATGCTGCACCTGCAAACTCAGGATATAACATTGCAAAAAAAGGAAATGTCACATTAGTAGGATTCCTACGTGGTGAAAGGTGTAATGTTTATAATAATCAAAATAGAGTAATTTTCGATTGA